One stretch of Brachyhypopomus gauderio isolate BG-103 chromosome 10, BGAUD_0.2, whole genome shotgun sequence DNA includes these proteins:
- the cmtr1 gene encoding cap-specific mRNA (nucleoside-2'-O-)-methyltransferase 1, translated as MKRSSDTKKEPMKVKKTRHEEASSDEDEGSSQRTTSQDSSQSESPSDAEDHRPSFSRPSVSPNAQSSDAHQSSSNFSMYNSVSQKLMAKMGFKEGEGLGKFGQGRKDIVEASTQRGRRGLGLSLQGFEGELNVEWQDEAQPSAFEEVMWFPECSTEIPDSDELSDWMAIGERKLKIDDETEFCSEELLHVLLRCKSVFDDLEGEEMRRARTRSNPYETIRGAFFLNRAAMKMANMDHVFDYMFTNPKDSSGKPLIRDKMSELLYFGDVCAGPGGFSEYVLWRKHWHAKGFGMTLKGANDFKLEDFYAAPSELFEPYYGEGGIDGDGDITRPENITAFRNFVLESTEKRGLHFLMADGGFSVEGQENLQEILSKQLLLCQCLTALSVVRTGGHFVCKTFDLFTPFSVGIIYLLYLCFERVSLFKPVTSRPANSERYVVCRGLKPGSDAVREYLFNVNLKLNHLQHSERDVTDVVPLSIVKGDTDFYQSMVDSNERHCAVQIKALSKIHAFVRDTTLFEARQADIRKECLRQWGIPDQARVAPSSTDPKAKFYELIKGADIHNFNCSPTPLRSSTLEKLQHVLDHRCIVGGGDQIFLLGLGKSQIYTWDGKAPLRWRKLENWKLELPRDTLLSVEIVQELKGEGKAQRRINAVHVLDALVLNGTDVREQHFNQRIQMAEKFVKAVSKPSRPDMNPIRVKEVYRLEEMEKIFLRLEMKVTKSSGGMPRLSYTGRDDRHFLPSGLHIIKTVSDPWTMAYSKNSKKKFFYNKQTKTATYDMPPDAVAPFDVCYHDRLFWAWEEGVRVHDSQTRIDPKKLSKDHVLSFIRKHCQRDGD; from the exons ATGAAGAGGAGTTCGGACACGAAGAAGGAGCCGATGAAGGTGAAGAAGACGCGCCATGAAGAGGCCAGctctgatgaagatgagggCTCATCACAGAGAACCACCAGCCAGG ATTCCAGTCAAAGTGAGTCTCCCAGTGATGCTGAAGATCACAGGCCCAGCTTTTCCAGACCTTCAGTATCCCCGAATGCCCAGAGTAGTGATGCCCACCAGAGCTCCTCTAACTTCTCCATGTACAACAGTGTCTCTCAGAAACTCATG GCCAAAATGGGATTCAAAGAGGGTGAAGGTCTGGGCAAGTTTGGCCAGGGCCGGAAAGACATCGTAGAGGCCTCAACACAGCGTGGGAGGCGGGGTCTCGGCCTGAGCCTGCAGGGCTTCGAGGGAGAGCTGAATGTAGAGTGGCAGGACGAAGCCCAG CCCAGCGCTTTCGAAGAGGTCATGTGGTTTCCAGAATGTTCGACGGAGATCCCAGACTCTGATGAGCTGAGTGACTGGATGGCTATAGGCGAG aggAAGCTGAAGATCGATGATGAAACTGAGTTCTGCTCAGAGGAGCTACTGCATGTCCTGCTACGCTGCAAG AGTGTGTTTGATGATCTGGAGGGTGAAGAAATGAGACGAGCCCGCACACGGTCCAACCCGTACGAGACTATCCGAGGGGCGTTCTTCCTGAACAG AGCTGCTATGAAGATGGCAAACATGGACCATGTGTTTGACTACATGTTCACCAACCCAAAGGACTCCTCTGGG AAGCCGCTAATCCGTGATAAGATGAGTGAGCTGCTGTATTTCGGGGACGTGTGCGCGGGGCCCGGGGGATTCTCCGAGTACGTTCTCTGGCGGAAACACTGGCATGCTAAGGGCTTCGGCATGACTCTGAAAGGAGCCAATGACTTCAAGCTGGAGGACTTCTACGCCGCCCCCAGCGAGCTGTTTGAGCCCTACTACG GTGAAGGAGGGATCGATGGTGATGGTGACATCACGAGGCCCGAGAACATCACCGCGTTCCGGAACTTTGTCCTGGAGAGCACGGAGAAGCGAGGCCTTCACTTCCTCATGGCCGACGGG GGTTTCTCAGTGGAGGGCCAGGAGAACCTTCAGGAGATCCTAAGCAAACAGCTGTTGCTGTGTCAGTGTCTCACGGCTTTGTCCGTCGTCCGCACCG GTGGTCATTTTGTGTGTAAGACGTTTGACCTCTTCACACCCTTCAGTGTGGGAATTATCTACCTGCTGTATCTCTGCTTTGAGAGAGTCTCACTCTTCAAGCCAGTCACCAGCCGTCCTGCCAACTCGGAgag GTATGTGGTGTGTAGGGGGCTCAAGCCAGGTTCTGATGCAGTCAGAGAGTATCTATTCAACGTCAACCTGAAGCTGAACCACCTACAGCACTCGGAGAGAGACGTCACGGACGTGGTGCCTCTGAGCATCGTCAAAGGAGACACGGACTTCTACCAGTCCATGGTGGACTCCAACGAGCG GCACTGTGCGGTGCAGATCAAAGCTCTGTCAAAAATTCATGCCTTCGTGAGAGACAC GACATTGTTTGAGGCAAGGCAGGCCGATATTCGCAAGGAGTGTCTCAGACAGTGGGGG ATTCCTGATCAAGCCCGAGTTGCTCCTTCTTCCACAGATCCAAAAGCCAAGTTCTATGAGCTCATTAAG ggtgcaGATATTCACAACTTTAACTGTAGCCCCACACCCCTGAGATCCAGTACTCTGGAGAAGCTGCAGCATGTACTGGACCATCGCTGTATCGTTGGTGGAGGAGATCAGATCTTCCTCCTGGGGCttggg AAATCACAAATTTACACGTGGGACGGCAAAGCCCCGCTGCGGTGGAGGAAACTGGAGAACTGGAAATTGGAGCTGCCCAGAGACACTCTGCTGAGCGTGGAGATCGTGCAGGAGCTgaagggggag ggtAAAGCACAGCGCCGCATTAATGCCGTCCATGTCCTGGACGCACTGGTGCTCAACGGTACTGATGTGAGAGAGCAGCACTTCAACCAGAG GATTCAAATGGCAGAGAAGTTTGTGAAGGCTGTATCCAAACCCAGCAGGCCAGACATGAACCCCATACG GGTAAAGGAGGTTTACCGTTTGGAGGAGATGGAAAAGATCTTTCTGAG ATTGGAGATGAAGGTGACGAAGAGCTCGGGCGGCATGCCACGGCTGTCGTACACCGGCCGGGATGACCGTCACTTCCTGCCCAGCGGTCTCCACATCATTAAAACAGTCAGCG ACCCATGGACGATGGCATATAGTAAGAATTCAAAGAAGAAGTTCTTTTATAATAAACAGACAAAAACGGCAACATACGACATGCCCCCTGATGCAGTTGCTCCTTTTGA TGTGTGTTATCATGACAGACTTTTTTGGGCGTGGGAGGAAGGGGTCAGAGTTCACGACTCCCAGACCCGCATCGATCCCAAGAAGCTCTCAAAAGACCATGTTCTCTCTTTCATCCGAAAACACTGTCAGCGGGACGGTGACTGA
- the cpne9 gene encoding copine-9 isoform X2 → MQLCANKLDKKDFFGKSDPFLVFYRSNEDGTFTICHKTEVIKNTLNPVWQPFTIPVRALCNGDYDRTVKIDVYDWDRDGSHDFIGEFTTSYRELSRGQSQFNVYEVLNPKKKGRKKKYVNSGTVTLLSFKVESEYTFVDFIRGGTQLNFTVAIDFTASNGNPAQPTSLHYMSPYQMNSYAMALKAVGEIIQDYDSDKLFPAYGFGAKLPPDGAVSHAFPLNSDCENANCVGIEGVLEAYYECLRTVQLYGPTNFAPVINQVAQAAESVMDGSEYFILLMITDGVISDMVQTKEAVVNASTLPMSIIIVGVGPAEFDAMEELDGDEVRLSSRGRVAERDIVQFVPFRDYIDRSGNQVLSMARLAKDVLAEVPEQLLSFMKSRNIEPRPALSHSPTPHIHQNL, encoded by the exons ATGCAGCTCTGCGCTAACAAGCTGGATAAGAAGGATTTCTTTGGCAAGTCAGACCCTTTCCTGGTGTTCTACCGCAGCAACGAGGATGGCAC GTTCACCATCTGCCATAAGACAGAGGTGATCAAAAACACCCTGAACCCCGTATGGCAACCCTTTACCATCCCTGTCAGAGCGCTCTGTAATGGGGATTATGACAG gACAGTAAAAATTGATGTTTACGACTGGGACCGAGATGGAAG TCACGATTTCATCGGGGAGTTCACCACCAGCTACCGCGAGCTGTCCCGGGGCCAGAGCCAATTTAACGTCTATGAG GTGCTCAATCCCAAAAAGAAAGGCAGGAAGAAGAAATATGTCAACTCCGGGACC GTAACTCTTCTGTCCTTCAAAGTGGAGTCAGAATACACGTTTGTGGACTTCATCAGAGGAGG GACCCAGCTCAACTTCACAGTAGCAATAGACTTCACCGCCTCCAACG GGAACCCTGCCCAGCCCACTTCTCTTCACTACATGAGTCCATACCAGATGAATTCTTATGCTATGGCTCTGAAGGCTGTAGGTGAGATCATACAGGATTACGACAGTGATAAACTCTTCCCTGCCTATGGCTTTGGAGCCAAACTTCCCCCGGACGGAGCTGTCTCACACGCTTTCCCCCTG AACTCAGACTGTGAGAACGCCAACTGTGTGGGCATTGAAGGGGTCCTAGAAGCGTATTACGAGTGTCTGAGAACAGTGCAGCTGTATGGACCTACAAACTTTGCTCCTGTCATCAACCAGGTGGCCCA GGCTGCGGAAAGTGTGATGGACGGCTCAGAATACTTCATCCTGCTGATGATCACAGATGGCGTCATCTCCGACATGGTCCAGACCAAGGAGGCCGTGGTCAAT GCTTCTACACTGCCCATGTCAATCATCATAGTCGGGGTGGGGCCTGCAGAGTTTGATG CAATGGAGGAGCTGGATGGGGACGAGGTGCGTCTGTCCTCCAGGGGCCGTGTGGCTGAGCGGGACATTGTGCAG TTTGTGCCGTTCAGAGACTACATCGACCGTTCGGGGAACCAGGTGCTCAGCATGGCGCGGCTGGCCAAGGACGTGCTGGCCGAGGTGCCCGAGCAGCTGCTGTCCTTCATGAAGAGTCGAAACATCGAACCCAGACctgctctctcccactctcccacaccacacatccaccagAACCTCTGA
- the cpne9 gene encoding copine-9 isoform X1: protein MASIGEFDPLHTNVPATKIEVTVSCRHLLDVDTFSKSDPVVVLYVQGIGTKEWREFGRTEVIENTLNPDFVRKFVLDYFFEEKQNLRFDVYNVDSRSSNISKHSFLGQTFCTLGEIIGSTGARVERVLSGIPGKKCGSIIFTGEELSNCRDLATMQLCANKLDKKDFFGKSDPFLVFYRSNEDGTFTICHKTEVIKNTLNPVWQPFTIPVRALCNGDYDRTVKIDVYDWDRDGSHDFIGEFTTSYRELSRGQSQFNVYEVLNPKKKGRKKKYVNSGTVTLLSFKVESEYTFVDFIRGGTQLNFTVAIDFTASNGNPAQPTSLHYMSPYQMNSYAMALKAVGEIIQDYDSDKLFPAYGFGAKLPPDGAVSHAFPLNSDCENANCVGIEGVLEAYYECLRTVQLYGPTNFAPVINQVAQAAESVMDGSEYFILLMITDGVISDMVQTKEAVVNASTLPMSIIIVGVGPAEFDAMEELDGDEVRLSSRGRVAERDIVQFVPFRDYIDRSGNQVLSMARLAKDVLAEVPEQLLSFMKSRNIEPRPALSHSPTPHIHQNL, encoded by the exons ATGGCATCGATAGGGGAGTTTGATCCACTACATACCAACGTACCTGCGACTAAAATAGAAGTTACCGTTTCGTGCAG ACACCTGCTGGACGTTGACACGTTCTCTAAGTCTGATCCAG TTGTTGTCTTGTACGTGCAGGGAATTGGGACAAAAGAATGGAGAGAG TTTGGCAGAACAGAAGTAATTGAAAACACTCTCAATCCCGACTTTGTGAGAAAATTTGTTTTGGATTACTTCTTTGAGGAGAAGCAGAACCTTCGATTTGACGT ATATAATGTGGACTCAAGAAGTTCAAACATTTCAAAGCAC TCCTTCCTGGGCCAGACCTTCTGCACCCTGGGGGAGATCATCGGCTCCACCGGGGCTCGTGTGGAAAGAGTGCTGTC GGGTATTCCTGGCAAAAAATGTGGAAGCATCATCTTTACAGGAGAGGAACTCAGCAACTGCAGG GACCTCGCCACCATGCAGCTCTGCGCTAACAAGCTGGATAAGAAGGATTTCTTTGGCAAGTCAGACCCTTTCCTGGTGTTCTACCGCAGCAACGAGGATGGCAC GTTCACCATCTGCCATAAGACAGAGGTGATCAAAAACACCCTGAACCCCGTATGGCAACCCTTTACCATCCCTGTCAGAGCGCTCTGTAATGGGGATTATGACAG gACAGTAAAAATTGATGTTTACGACTGGGACCGAGATGGAAG TCACGATTTCATCGGGGAGTTCACCACCAGCTACCGCGAGCTGTCCCGGGGCCAGAGCCAATTTAACGTCTATGAG GTGCTCAATCCCAAAAAGAAAGGCAGGAAGAAGAAATATGTCAACTCCGGGACC GTAACTCTTCTGTCCTTCAAAGTGGAGTCAGAATACACGTTTGTGGACTTCATCAGAGGAGG GACCCAGCTCAACTTCACAGTAGCAATAGACTTCACCGCCTCCAACG GGAACCCTGCCCAGCCCACTTCTCTTCACTACATGAGTCCATACCAGATGAATTCTTATGCTATGGCTCTGAAGGCTGTAGGTGAGATCATACAGGATTACGACAGTGATAAACTCTTCCCTGCCTATGGCTTTGGAGCCAAACTTCCCCCGGACGGAGCTGTCTCACACGCTTTCCCCCTG AACTCAGACTGTGAGAACGCCAACTGTGTGGGCATTGAAGGGGTCCTAGAAGCGTATTACGAGTGTCTGAGAACAGTGCAGCTGTATGGACCTACAAACTTTGCTCCTGTCATCAACCAGGTGGCCCA GGCTGCGGAAAGTGTGATGGACGGCTCAGAATACTTCATCCTGCTGATGATCACAGATGGCGTCATCTCCGACATGGTCCAGACCAAGGAGGCCGTGGTCAAT GCTTCTACACTGCCCATGTCAATCATCATAGTCGGGGTGGGGCCTGCAGAGTTTGATG CAATGGAGGAGCTGGATGGGGACGAGGTGCGTCTGTCCTCCAGGGGCCGTGTGGCTGAGCGGGACATTGTGCAG TTTGTGCCGTTCAGAGACTACATCGACCGTTCGGGGAACCAGGTGCTCAGCATGGCGCGGCTGGCCAAGGACGTGCTGGCCGAGGTGCCCGAGCAGCTGCTGTCCTTCATGAAGAGTCGAAACATCGAACCCAGACctgctctctcccactctcccacaccacacatccaccagAACCTCTGA